Below is a window of Brachyspira hampsonii DNA.
TAAATTTCTTTCTTCACCTTCTCCATAAGATTTTATAAGTATTTTTTCACCTTTTTTTAATTTGCATGAATAATTAACTATAGTTTTTGCTAATTTCTCTATTCTCAAATCTTTCATTTTTTATTTCCTTAATTTTAATAGTTATTTATTTTATATGAATAATTTTATATAATAAAAAATAATAATCAATATATGAATAATGAAATACTATAGAAAAAATATTATTTAAATATATAATTTATAAAAAATAAAATTGGATTATAAAATGAAAAATAGTATACTCTTTATGATATTTATAATTATATTCACCTCTTCAGTATATGCTGAAAATAATGCAAAAGATGTTGAGGGCTTCTGGGCTATGCCTGAAAAACCAAGAGGAAAAATGAAAGTAGCTAAAATAATAGTTATTGATAATAAAGTATATGCTTACGGTATAGCATTGCATGATGATGTAAAAAGCACATTAGATATACATAATCCGGATAAATCATTGAGAGATAAGGATTTAAAAGGATTAATATTTATATATGATATAGTATTCAAAGACGGTGAATGGCAGACAGGAAGAATATATCATATAGATCAGGGAAGCACATACTATGCCAAAATAAGTTTATCAGAAGATAAAAAAACATTATTTCTGAAAGCATCATTGGATAAAAGAGGCATAGTAGGAGCTACAGTAGAATGGACTAGGCTCTCTAAAGAAGAGTCCAATAAATATACAGATATTCCTGTAAATAAATTAAGAACTATAGAAGGCAAAGGAATATGAGCATCAATTACTTTCTTCTACAATTTCTGCTTTGCTAAAATTATATATACCAAATATATCATAAATAACATTAGTTAATTTTCTATTTTGCATTACAGTTCCGGAATAATAATATATTGGAATAATAGCCATGTCATTCATAGCAATGCTTTCAGCCTCATGAAAATACATACTTCTATCTGAATCATTTTCTGCAAGGGAAGCATCTAATAAAGCTTTATCAAATAGAGGATTACTATATCTTCCCTCATTCAATACATATCCTGTTTTTACCAAAGATAGAAATGCTGCAGGACTATTATATCCTCCAATCCAGCCTTGTCTTGCCATATCAAAGTTTCCATCTCTTCTAGTTTGCAAAAGTACAGCCCATTCCTCCTGCCTTATAACCATATTTATATTTAATGCCTCTTTTAACATAGCTTGTATGCTTTCTGCAATAGTGATATGAAAACCGGGATTTGTTATGAATTCAAATACAGGAAAATTTTCTCCATTAGGATAACCAGCATCTGCAAGTAATGCCCTAGCCTCCTCTACATTCTTTTCATAATCTTCACTTTTTGTAGAAAAATATCCTTCTTTTTTATATCTAAAATCATTTGTACTATCAACATCTTTTATATCATAAGGGACAATAGCAGCAGCAGGTTTTTCTCCTCCTTTCATAATATTATTTACTATATATTCCCTATCTATAGCTAAAGAAATAGCTTTCCTCACTCTAGCATCATTAAAAGGTTTTTTCCTATTATCCACTTCATAAAAATAAAGTGATATATTAGGTACTGGTTTTGCTATGCCATCTTTTAAAAGTTTTTCTCTGTCATTTATAGGCGTATTATGATAAAAATATATTTCTTCATTTATTATTGCAGACATTGCAGTATTATCATTATCTATAAACTCAAAATTAATAATATCGGGTTTTATCTCTTTATAATTCCAATAGTCTGTATTTTTACGAACTACTAATCTTGAATTATGATCCCAACGAACTATCTGAAAAGCTCCATTTCCAACCATAGTATTAACATCTAAAGTCCAGCCGTCCTCATTTTGACTAACAATATCTTCACGCAAAGGTGTATATGCAGTATGAGCCACCATCTCCAAAAAATAAGGAACAGGATATTCTAATTCTACATACAAAGTTTTATCATCTAATGCTTTAACACCCAATGTTTCTTTATCCTTTTTACCCATCATTATATCGCTAGCATTTTTTATAACATCCAAAAGTATTGAATATGAAGCTCCGTTTTTAGGGTCAACTATTCTCTTCCAAGCATATACAAAATCATTAGCCTTTAAATCAACTCCGTCAGACCATTTTGCATTGCTTCTGATATTAAAAATATATATTGTATTGTTATTAGATGATGTCCAGCTTTCTGCAGCTCCGGGTATAATATTATTATTCTCATCTCTTATAGTTAAATTTTCAAATAAATGTGTTGTATATATCATAGCATCTACTGCTGAATTGATTGTAGGATCTATTGTCTGAGGCTCAGGACCTACCGAAACGGTTATTTCATTTAAAATATTTTTTGGCTCTTTATGGCATGACAAAATAAAAACAACATACAATAAACAAAATAATTTAATTAATATATTCTTTTTCATAAATAATATTTCCTAATATGATACTAATATCTACAGTATCGAAAAAAAATATAATTAACTAATTAAAATATTTTAATTTTAGACAGTTTTATATATTAATACTTTTTCATTATCTATAATGCTCTTAAAACTATCCTCTATAGCATTATAATCAATAATATCAGCAGAATAAATTAAATCACTTTCTTCAAAATCATCTTTTATTCTTGATATCTCATTTAATGATAATTTGGCATTAATATCTATAACTATATCAATATCTGAGAATTTTTTATTTGTTCATTTTACTCTTGAAGCAAATAAATATACTTTTCCATATTTTATATGTTTTTTTAGAATATCTTTTATAATTTGAATTTCATTTTCAGTTAAGCTAATCATTCATTATTTTCATCCAAATGTTTCAAAAGATATTTTGCATAAGGTAAAAATGCTGCTGCTTCTTTAATTACTTCTTAAGAAACTTCATTTGAATAAATATGAGAAGTAGAATTTCTTGCATCTTTAAATCTTATCCATTTTTCAATATCATCTATAAGTAAATGCTTAGCTGCCAATCTGAATAATTCTTTTTTAGTTATTCCGCTAGTTATATCTGGATTTATATTTTCATTGAGCCATCTTTGTATAAATTTCAAACTTTGTTCAAAAGCTATTTTAAAGTTATATGTTAAACCAGCTCTTATTGTAAGTATTAAATATTTATCATCTGTTTTGATTCTATCATATACATTGATTTTTCTAATGCAGTTATAGATTTTTTCAGACTATACCAATTTAATATCATAGAAAACCTTAAAAATATAGGGCATCTTTCAAAAAAAGATACCCCATCAATTTTAATATTTATATGAACATTATTTCAATGCAAGATTATAAGTATCCATAGCTATAGCTTTTTCTTCATCAGTAGCTATAACATAAAGTTTAATAGAAGCACCGTCTTTTTCAAAACTAGCACATCCTCTAGCCTTAGAGTTTTTATCAGCATCGCATTTAATACCAAGTTCATCTAAGCCTTCAAGTATTCTTCCTCTAATAGAAGCACTATTTTCACCTATACCGCCTGTGAATACAATACCGTCAAGATGACCAAGAGCAGCCATATAAGCACCTATATATTTTTTTACTCTGTAGCAGAACATAGTAATAGCAAGTTCAGCTCTTTTGTTAGTTTTAGAAGCTTCTTCCAAGTTTCTCATATCATTGCTCACACCGGAAACACCTAAAAGACCGCTTTTTTTATTTAAAATATTATCCATTTCTTTTGCAGATAAATTTTCTTTAGCCATAACAAAAGTAGGAACAGCAGGATCCATATCCCCAGACCTAGTACCCATTACCAAACCTTCCAAAGGAGTTAATCCCATACTAGTATCAATAGATTCTCCATTTTTAACTGCAGTAACACTAGCACCATTTCCTAAATGGCAAACTATAACATTAGCATTAGGTTTATTTTCTGCCTTACAGAACTCTCCGTAAACATATTTATGAGAAGTACCATGGAAACCATAACGACGTATTTTATATTTATCATACCATTCATAAGGAACAGCATACATATAAGCATAATCAGGTATTGTTTGATGGAAACTAGTATCAAATACACCTACCATTTTTACATCTTTTAATATTTCTTTACAAGCAGCTATACCCTGCAAACCAGCTGGGTTATGTAAAGGGGCTATATCGCAGCAAGCCTCAATAGCTTTTACAGCTTCATCAGTGATTAATGTACTTTTGTTGAATGCCTCACCGCCATGAACAACCCTATGACCTACGGCAGATATTTCATTCATATCAGATATAACACCAACTTCTTTGTCTGTTAAAAGAGAGAAAATTAAAGACATACCGGCTTTATGATCAGCGACTTTCTGTTCTATTTTTTTCTCTTTGCCTTTTTCTACAGCTGTGTGTTTTAAGGCACTTATTTCTTCGCCGATTTTTTCCAAAAGTCCTTTAGCTAAAACTTTTGCTTCAGGCATAGCGAATAATTGATATTTAATACTTGAACTTCCTGAATTTATTACCAATACATTCATAAAATGACTCCATAGTTTTGATTATTTTATTATATAATTATACCATACTCCGTATATTTATCAATGAATTTTTACTTTATTGTAAATAAATAAAGGCTTTAAATATTTAAAATACTTAAAGCCTGATAATGATATTTTTTATTATTTATTTATTCCTGCTTCTCTACCCACATAATAGTATATCTGTCAAATGATTTGCTTCTGTCAGCAAGCCATATAGTATCTTTCTTTACTTTAGCTTTTATAGTAATATTTTGTCCCACATACTTAGCATATTCATCAAAAAATTTTTTATCAAAATAATAATCTCTCTCTTCTGTAGTTATAACTATCTCAGGAAATATTGCTGTACCTACCATTCTAATAGTACCCGTAATCTCCTCTTTCTTAGCAAAAAGCATAAAGAAAAAAACCAGAATAAAAATATAAGAATATTTTATGATGTTTTTATAAATTCTTTTCATTAGTCCTCCTTATTTATAAATTAATATTCTTTAATTTTTCCGTCTTTACCAAACAATATATGTCTTTCTTTAGGTATATAAGGAATATCATTTACTGTTTCATACATTTTTGATGCCTGCACTGATGATGATTTAGGAGTTGTAATATTTATAGGAGTCGGATCATCACCTATATAAGTATCATTATTTAAAGCCAATTCTAAAGAGCTTGATAGCTTTCTAGTTAATAAATTACCAGACTGAGTCAAACTTCCATTATAAACTACTACTGCCCCTGGATATAAATTAATATTATTATTTTCTTTTTGTACTTTTATTTCTGCTCCTGTAACTTCTCCATTATTTATTCCTTCAACCCATTTAAATAATAAATCGTCCCAACTAGATGCACCTATAAAACTTACATTATTCAAAACTCTATTATAATCTTCAGCTGATGAATATTTTGCTATATTTTGAAATACAGAAGGGTTATTATTACTTCTTTGATAAAGCCAATTTACAAACACTGATACTGAAGGATAATTAGCGAATAAATATTTACTAGTAGGATTATTAGGAAAAACATTTTCAGTTGGAAGATTCCAAGTATAGAAGCAATAATAACCGCCCATCATATTAAATTTATCTATTCTTGAACTAACTTTTAAAGGGCTAAATAATACAGAAGTAGATTCTGAAAGAGCTTCATTAAGCCAAGTTGACATTTCTCTTCCATTTTCTATATAATTGACATTAAAATTAATTAAATGCTGAAATTCATGCTGTATTGTACTTGACATATACTCAGGGTCTTCATTAACTCTTTTTATATCCATATATAATATCTCAGCATTATTATTTTTATTCAATAGCAAATCATAAGTATCAAAATAACCATTATATATAGCACTTGAATAACTAGTATTCAATTCTAATAGCAAAATTATAATTTTACCATTCTTATCAACATCTGTATGTTCCCCATATATTCTTACTTCTTCAGCATAATTATTATTAAATGCATTAGCTATATAATCCACACTTTCAGGTTTATATCCGCTCCCCTCCATAACATATACAATCAATTTATCATACTCTGCTACTTTATAAAAACTACAAAGTTTATTTTCTTGCATCCTATAGTAGGCATAATAAGTTCTTTTTTCCATATTTCCGCCTGGATATATTAATCCTCCGCTCGATTCTATAGGGTTTGTAACATTATTACTATTACAAGAAATAATAGATAAAATTAAAATAGAAATTATACAAAATATTTTTTTCTTCATAAATATATTTTCACTTTAATTATTATATTATTTAATATTCCTTAATGTTACCGTCCTTATCAAACAATACCTGTCTGTATTTAGGTATATAAGGCTCATCACTTACTGTTTTATACATTTTTGATGCCTGTACTGATGATTCTTTGGGAGTTATAATATTTATATAAGTTGGATTATTGCCTATATAAGTATCTTTATTTAAAGCTGCCTGATATCCATTACCTAAATCTTTTATTACCAAATTACCTGATGACTGAATACTTCCTCTATAAATTACTGCTGCTCCGGGAAATAATGGTATAGTAGATTCTGATGGCTGAACCTGCAGCTTGGCTCCTGCAACTTCATTATTTTTTAGACCATCAATCCATTTAAATAATAAATCTTCCCAGCTGGATGCACCTGTAAAACTTACATTATTCAAAACTCTGTTATAATCTTCAGCTGATGAGTATTTTGCTATATTTTGAAATACAGAAGGGTTATTATTATTTTTTTGATAAAGCCAATTTACAAACACTGATACTGAAGGATAATTAGCAAATAGATTGTATATAGGAAGATTCCAAGTATAGAAACAATAATAACCATTCATTATATTAAATTCTTTTATTCTTGAACTAACTGTAGTTGGACTGAATAATACAGATGTAGATTCTGAAAGAGCTTCATTAAGCCAAGTTGATATTTCCTTTCCATTTTCTATATAATTGACATTAAAATTAATTAAATGCTGAAATTCATGCTGTATAGTTCCAGCCATATACTCAGGATTTTCATTAACTATTTTTATATCCATATATAATATCTCAGCATTATTATTTTGATTCAATAGTAAATCATTTCCATAAAAATAACCAGTAGTAACAGTACCTGAATAACTAGGATTCAATTCTAATAGCAAAATTATAATTTTACCATTCTTATCAACATCTGTATGTTCTCCATATATTCTTACTTCTTCAGCATAATTATTATTAAATACATTCGCTATATAATCCACACTTTCAGGTTTATATCCTGAACCAGACATAGCATATAAAACTAATTTATCATATTCTGCTATTTTATTAAAATTATAACGTTTATTTCCTCGCTTCTTATAATCAGCATAAAAATATGCCTTTCCCATACTTCCGTCAGGATATGTCAATGAGCTGTCATAATTAACTCCTAAAATATTTGAGACTCTTTGACAAGAAGATAATAAAGATAACAAAAATAGCATAAAAAAGATTTTCTTCATAAAAATATTTATTCCCTATTTTATATTTTATAAAAAATAATTTATTATATTAAATAAAAAAAGTCAATAATAAAGCATGTAATGTTCACATAGAAAATAATATTATTTTTTCATTTATTTTCTTTTATTTTTTACAAAATCATTATAAAATTAGATTTATAATTATACATTTTAAAACTTTTTGGAGATTAAAAATGAAAAGATTAGGTTTCATAATAATATTTATATTTTTATCAGCTTTAATACTTAGTGCAAATACAATAGAAGATGAAGTATTAAGATTAATCAATTTAGAGAGAAGTAAAGAATCTCTTCCGCCTCTTCCAAATAATCAAAGACTTCATTCATTAGCATTATATCATGCTGATAATATGGCTAAAAATAAATTCTTTAGTAATACAGATTTAGATGGTTTAGATTCAAAAGCAAGACAAGTAAAATTATATCCGGAAATGGTTGGAAATATAAGTGAAAGTCTGCATAAACTAGATGTTATACCATTTACTGACAAAAAAGCAGCTGAAAGCATTGTTAAAGATCTCATGAAAACTCCGGACAGTAAAAAAAATATATTAAGTAAAGATTATAATGCAATAGGAGTTGGTGCTGTAAAAAGAGGAGTTGGTGTTTATACTACAGTAACATTTGCCAATATAGTTGCTGAATCTGTAGATTTCTCACCTACCGCCAAATACGGAGATGAAATAACTGCAAAATATAGAATATTAAATGGTGCTGCATTTACTGATTTTAAATTAGCTGTAGAGATGGCAGATCCTGAAGCTAGAATCACAGGAGATGATGGAAAAACATATATAGGAAAGGTTATATATGATGTTAAAGATATGGGAAATTCTATATTAGGAAGAACTTTCAAAGCTGAATACGGACAAGGAGATTATAAAATTTCTATTCTTTATAAAGGTC
It encodes the following:
- a CDS encoding DUF2147 domain-containing protein translates to MKNSILFMIFIIIFTSSVYAENNAKDVEGFWAMPEKPRGKMKVAKIIVIDNKVYAYGIALHDDVKSTLDIHNPDKSLRDKDLKGLIFIYDIVFKDGEWQTGRIYHIDQGSTYYAKISLSEDKKTLFLKASLDKRGIVGATVEWTRLSKEESNKYTDIPVNKLRTIEGKGI
- a CDS encoding peptide ABC transporter substrate-binding protein, with the translated sequence MKKNILIKLFCLLYVVFILSCHKEPKNILNEITVSVGPEPQTIDPTINSAVDAMIYTTHLFENLTIRDENNNIIPGAAESWTSSNNNTIYIFNIRSNAKWSDGVDLKANDFVYAWKRIVDPKNGASYSILLDVIKNASDIMMGKKDKETLGVKALDDKTLYVELEYPVPYFLEMVAHTAYTPLREDIVSQNEDGWTLDVNTMVGNGAFQIVRWDHNSRLVVRKNTDYWNYKEIKPDIINFEFIDNDNTAMSAIINEEIYFYHNTPINDREKLLKDGIAKPVPNISLYFYEVDNRKKPFNDARVRKAISLAIDREYIVNNIMKGGEKPAAAIVPYDIKDVDSTNDFRYKKEGYFSTKSEDYEKNVEEARALLADAGYPNGENFPVFEFITNPGFHITIAESIQAMLKEALNINMVIRQEEWAVLLQTRRDGNFDMARQGWIGGYNSPAAFLSLVKTGYVLNEGRYSNPLFDKALLDASLAENDSDRSMYFHEAESIAMNDMAIIPIYYYSGTVMQNRKLTNVIYDIFGIYNFSKAEIVEESN
- a CDS encoding nucleotidyltransferase substrate binding protein, which produces MYNCIRKINVYDRIKTDDKYLILTIRAGLTYNFKIAFEQSLKFIQRWLNENINPDITSGITKKELFRLAAKHLLIDDIEKWIRFKDARNSTSHIYSNEVS
- a CDS encoding acetate/propionate family kinase; translation: MNVLVINSGSSSIKYQLFAMPEAKVLAKGLLEKIGEEISALKHTAVEKGKEKKIEQKVADHKAGMSLIFSLLTDKEVGVISDMNEISAVGHRVVHGGEAFNKSTLITDEAVKAIEACCDIAPLHNPAGLQGIAACKEILKDVKMVGVFDTSFHQTIPDYAYMYAVPYEWYDKYKIRRYGFHGTSHKYVYGEFCKAENKPNANVIVCHLGNGASVTAVKNGESIDTSMGLTPLEGLVMGTRSGDMDPAVPTFVMAKENLSAKEMDNILNKKSGLLGVSGVSNDMRNLEEASKTNKRAELAITMFCYRVKKYIGAYMAALGHLDGIVFTGGIGENSASIRGRILEGLDELGIKCDADKNSKARGCASFEKDGASIKLYVIATDEEKAIAMDTYNLALK
- a CDS encoding peptidase M30; the encoded protein is MKKKIFCIISILILSIISCNSNNVTNPIESSGGLIYPGGNMEKRTYYAYYRMQENKLCSFYKVAEYDKLIVYVMEGSGYKPESVDYIANAFNNNYAEEVRIYGEHTDVDKNGKIIILLLELNTSYSSAIYNGYFDTYDLLLNKNNNAEILYMDIKRVNEDPEYMSSTIQHEFQHLINFNVNYIENGREMSTWLNEALSESTSVLFSPLKVSSRIDKFNMMGGYYCFYTWNLPTENVFPNNPTSKYLFANYPSVSVFVNWLYQRSNNNPSVFQNIAKYSSAEDYNRVLNNVSFIGASSWDDLLFKWVEGINNGEVTGAEIKVQKENNNINLYPGAVVVYNGSLTQSGNLLTRKLSSSLELALNNDTYIGDDPTPINITTPKSSSVQASKMYETVNDIPYIPKERHILFGKDGKIKEY
- a CDS encoding peptidase M30; translation: MKKIFFMLFLLSLLSSCQRVSNILGVNYDSSLTYPDGSMGKAYFYADYKKRGNKRYNFNKIAEYDKLVLYAMSGSGYKPESVDYIANVFNNNYAEEVRIYGEHTDVDKNGKIIILLLELNPSYSGTVTTGYFYGNDLLLNQNNNAEILYMDIKIVNENPEYMAGTIQHEFQHLINFNVNYIENGKEISTWLNEALSESTSVLFSPTTVSSRIKEFNIMNGYYCFYTWNLPIYNLFANYPSVSVFVNWLYQKNNNNPSVFQNIAKYSSAEDYNRVLNNVSFTGASSWEDLLFKWIDGLKNNEVAGAKLQVQPSESTIPLFPGAAVIYRGSIQSSGNLVIKDLGNGYQAALNKDTYIGNNPTYINIITPKESSVQASKMYKTVSDEPYIPKYRQVLFDKDGNIKEY
- a CDS encoding CAP domain-containing protein — protein: MKRLGFIIIFIFLSALILSANTIEDEVLRLINLERSKESLPPLPNNQRLHSLALYHADNMAKNKFFSNTDLDGLDSKARQVKLYPEMVGNISESLHKLDVIPFTDKKAAESIVKDLMKTPDSKKNILSKDYNAIGVGAVKRGVGVYTTVTFANIVAESVDFSPTAKYGDEITAKYRILNGAAFTDFKLAVEMADPEARITGDDGKTYIGKVIYDVKDMGNSILGRTFKAEYGQGDYKISILYKGQHFLSNVRTIKVE